One window of Agarivorans sp. Alg241-V36 genomic DNA carries:
- a CDS encoding DUF805 domain-containing protein encodes MNWYIAVLKKYLVFGGRARRKEYWMFVLINSVIGVILSFVDQATGTVNLESGLGVLGSIYALAVLLPSIAVAVRRLHDTGRSGWWLFILLLPIIGVLVLLFFFLSDSDSAANAYGDNPKGQAL; translated from the coding sequence ATGAATTGGTATATAGCCGTACTTAAAAAATACTTGGTGTTTGGCGGGCGTGCACGGCGCAAAGAGTATTGGATGTTTGTGCTTATTAACAGTGTGATCGGCGTGATATTGAGTTTTGTTGATCAGGCAACTGGCACCGTTAATCTAGAGTCTGGTTTAGGTGTACTCGGCAGTATTTACGCTTTGGCTGTGTTGTTGCCATCGATTGCGGTGGCAGTACGCCGACTGCATGACACGGGGCGCAGTGGCTGGTGGCTATTTATACTGCTACTGCCAATTATTGGCGTTTTAGTGCTGTTGTTTTTCTTCTTGTCTGATAGTGATAGCGCTGCTAATGCTTACGGAGATAACCCTAAAGGCCAGGCGCTTTAG
- a CDS encoding YHS domain-containing (seleno)protein: MKKLLLALLFVSGYSFAADPIYTSWFNNLAIKGYDSVAYFTENKPVEGKESFEYEWQGATWRFSSAENLAMFKAEPEKYAPQYGGYCAYAVAKGKTASIEPEQFTVLDGKLYLNYNASVQQKWTDDRDNFIVSADKNWPAVLND; this comes from the coding sequence ATGAAAAAGCTTTTACTCGCCTTACTGTTTGTATCTGGATACAGCTTTGCTGCCGATCCTATTTACACCTCTTGGTTTAACAACCTAGCGATTAAAGGTTATGACAGCGTGGCCTACTTTACTGAAAACAAACCCGTTGAAGGAAAAGAAAGCTTTGAATATGAATGGCAAGGTGCCACCTGGCGATTCAGCTCTGCCGAGAATCTAGCCATGTTTAAAGCTGAGCCAGAAAAATACGCGCCGCAATATGGTGGCTATTGCGCCTATGCCGTAGCCAAAGGGAAAACGGCCAGTATTGAACCGGAGCAATTCACCGTATTAGATGGCAAGTTATACCTAAACTACAACGCCAGCGTGCAACAAAAATGGACAGACGATCGCGATAACTTCATCGTAAGCGCAGATAAAAACTGGCCAGCAGTACTTAATGATTAA
- a CDS encoding CLCA_X family protein, whose protein sequence is MNGANITAGVGLNRQYYRRGPDYRHGDSVDFADIKHTFGFAGLAIGAWVNKQEKQRAAELIFDALADLAFLLNLPPLAIGLRGKLSLAFGTGGQANVQAHYAPGSQTLALAKNAGAGALAHEWWHAFDHYMAAKLFISPPQAREFASTRWLADDKQYSHPLNQRLDQLFATAFLSQQGKDLHPYVARSVALDKQLGQRYYSLPTEMMARAFEAWIQSREDIKNSYLVSGTKQTELAKQGGYPDAQHLLQIGDCTLQYFALLGRALEASE, encoded by the coding sequence TTGAACGGTGCGAATATAACGGCGGGAGTAGGGCTTAATCGTCAGTATTACCGGCGTGGTCCCGACTATCGCCATGGTGATAGTGTCGATTTTGCCGATATTAAGCATACCTTTGGTTTTGCTGGATTAGCCATTGGTGCTTGGGTCAATAAACAAGAGAAGCAACGCGCTGCAGAGCTAATCTTTGATGCCTTGGCAGACCTCGCATTTTTGCTAAATTTGCCGCCGCTGGCCATAGGGTTGAGGGGAAAGTTAAGTTTGGCCTTTGGTACTGGCGGCCAAGCCAATGTGCAAGCCCACTATGCACCCGGCAGCCAAACCTTGGCATTGGCCAAAAATGCTGGCGCTGGCGCGCTGGCTCATGAATGGTGGCATGCTTTTGACCACTATATGGCTGCAAAGCTTTTTATTAGCCCTCCCCAAGCTCGAGAGTTTGCCTCAACCCGTTGGTTAGCTGATGACAAGCAATACTCCCACCCTTTAAATCAGCGACTTGACCAGCTTTTCGCAACCGCATTTTTAAGCCAACAGGGTAAAGATCTGCACCCTTATGTAGCGCGCTCGGTGGCTTTGGATAAACAGCTGGGGCAACGTTATTATAGCTTGCCTACCGAGATGATGGCGCGGGCGTTTGAGGCTTGGATTCAAAGCCGCGAAGACATCAAAAATAGTTATTTGGTCAGTGGCACCAAGCAAACTGAGCTGGCCAAACAAGGCGGTTATCCTGACGCTCAGCATCTGCTGCAGATTGGAGATTGCACTTTGCAATACTTTGCGTTGTTAGGTCGAGCATTGGAAGCCAGTGAATAA
- a CDS encoding lysophospholipid acyltransferase family protein yields MQEKNNPFRLSMRPQWLARVVEKLLGLSSLAMHYDAAPNFVDDSQTAQKFLRHTMRCLDFSLLANNPEALKHVPQEGPLLIVANHPLGGLEGVAMSELLLQVRPDLKVLTNELLANIEEFKDLFIGVDVLSEQAAKKNARGIRMSCQHLSKGGALMIYPAGMVSAINTETGQIEDRQWNNLVGRLAKRYKAHVLPCFVSGRNSKLFYLAGLLHRRLRTALLPRELINKRGREFTMQIGQIIAPKDYQDLSDEQAVTDYLRVATDLLSLPNNKKNTPAPKHPPLHLVECLPNGRQELREQLDTLEDCILVSHRSFSVYCAPYQRLGPIMDEIALAREVTFRAAGEGTGKHLDSDQFDPHYLHLFVWDNDAHCLVGGYRLGHANEIVEQHGINALYSRSLYDFDQNYLKRMGDCLEMGRSFVVPKYQRHPRALDLLWQGIGHYVAKNPQYHTLFGCVSISQEHSELAQAFISDSMISAFRAEQRYLNDVKPMVPLKVKGKVWSSKVLASLSNIAILNKLVGQCEPGKSIPILLRHYLALNGRFVCFSVNNSFNQSLDGLIIVDLRKTPEKYLRRYLGQTGSERFLNKWRNNEAAA; encoded by the coding sequence ATGCAGGAAAAAAACAATCCATTTAGGCTGAGTATGCGCCCACAGTGGTTAGCCAGAGTGGTAGAAAAGTTGTTAGGTTTAAGCAGTTTGGCCATGCACTACGACGCTGCCCCCAACTTTGTAGACGACAGCCAAACAGCGCAAAAGTTTTTACGCCATACCATGCGCTGTTTAGATTTTTCGCTACTCGCCAACAACCCTGAGGCGCTTAAACACGTGCCGCAAGAAGGGCCACTACTTATTGTAGCTAACCACCCTTTGGGTGGCTTAGAAGGCGTAGCCATGAGTGAATTATTGCTGCAAGTGCGCCCAGACTTAAAAGTGCTCACTAATGAACTGTTAGCCAATATTGAAGAGTTCAAAGATCTCTTTATTGGCGTAGACGTGCTCTCGGAGCAAGCCGCCAAGAAAAATGCCCGCGGTATTCGCATGTCTTGTCAGCACCTGTCTAAAGGCGGTGCTTTAATGATTTACCCGGCAGGTATGGTGTCGGCAATTAATACCGAAACCGGCCAAATAGAAGATCGCCAGTGGAATAACTTAGTAGGCCGTTTAGCCAAACGCTATAAGGCTCACGTGTTGCCTTGTTTTGTTAGCGGCCGTAATTCAAAGCTGTTTTACCTTGCTGGTTTATTGCATCGTCGCCTCCGCACCGCCTTGTTACCCAGAGAGCTTATCAACAAGCGTGGCCGCGAATTTACCATGCAAATTGGCCAAATTATAGCGCCCAAAGATTATCAAGATCTTAGTGATGAGCAGGCCGTAACCGATTATTTGCGGGTTGCCACCGATCTGTTGAGCCTACCCAACAACAAGAAAAATACGCCAGCGCCCAAACACCCGCCTCTTCACTTGGTTGAGTGCTTACCCAATGGCCGTCAAGAATTACGCGAACAACTGGATACCTTAGAAGACTGTATCCTGGTTAGTCATCGTAGCTTTAGTGTGTATTGCGCGCCCTATCAACGTTTGGGCCCAATTATGGACGAGATTGCTTTGGCCCGCGAAGTCACCTTTAGAGCAGCAGGGGAAGGCACCGGTAAGCACTTAGACAGCGACCAATTTGATCCTCACTATTTGCACTTATTTGTTTGGGACAACGACGCTCATTGCTTAGTGGGTGGTTACCGCCTGGGTCATGCTAACGAGATTGTTGAACAACATGGCATTAACGCCCTTTATAGCCGCTCCCTTTACGACTTTGACCAAAACTATTTAAAACGCATGGGCGACTGCTTAGAAATGGGCCGCTCCTTTGTGGTGCCCAAGTATCAGCGCCACCCTCGAGCACTGGATTTACTGTGGCAAGGCATCGGCCATTACGTGGCTAAAAACCCGCAATACCACACCTTATTTGGCTGTGTGAGCATCTCTCAAGAACATTCAGAATTGGCTCAAGCCTTTATCTCCGATTCAATGATTTCGGCTTTTCGTGCCGAGCAACGCTACTTAAACGATGTTAAGCCCATGGTGCCTTTAAAAGTGAAAGGCAAAGTATGGTCGAGTAAAGTATTGGCCTCACTCAGCAACATTGCCATTCTCAATAAGCTAGTGGGCCAATGTGAGCCAGGGAAATCCATTCCCATTTTGCTACGTCATTACTTAGCGTTAAACGGTCGATTTGTTTGTTTTTCGGTGAACAACAGCTTCAACCAATCGCTAGACGGACTCATTATTGTTGATTTAAGAAAAACCCCTGAGAAATATTTACGTCGTTACCTCGGTCAAACTGGTAGTGAACGCTTTTTGAATAAATGGAGAAACAATGAAGCAGCTGCGTGA
- a CDS encoding extracellular solute-binding protein: MLRRLSIVLLAFTWLNSANAAEQVDLRVLAWPGYADADMVEAFEARYKVKVKVSYITSDDEMWLRMGHKQGENYDVFAVNTAELQRYIDAKLAMPVNAQAISNKAKQLPRFQSLQDIHGITRDEQVFAIPYTYSEMGLIYNKNYFEQPPSSWQVLWDPQYQGKVLAYNGSAHNYSLAGMVQGVDNPFQQTDQEFKQSTEQLLALRRNVLTFYSSPEEASEFYNQESVALVFANYGAQQLKQLQDAGADIGYVIPQQGALAWLDCWAMSSGVKNKDLAHKWIDFTLEPWVSQLLTERQGLANTIVQDTRSLAEDKIIWLEEVEDNQRRSEFWENILSGKTLQMMSLP; this comes from the coding sequence ATGTTGCGACGACTATCTATCGTTTTATTGGCCTTTACTTGGCTCAACAGCGCCAATGCTGCCGAGCAAGTAGACTTACGGGTATTAGCTTGGCCGGGTTATGCCGACGCAGACATGGTTGAGGCCTTTGAAGCGCGTTATAAGGTTAAAGTTAAAGTTAGCTACATTACCAGTGATGATGAAATGTGGCTGAGAATGGGCCATAAGCAAGGCGAAAACTACGATGTTTTTGCGGTCAATACTGCTGAATTACAGCGCTATATTGATGCCAAACTAGCTATGCCGGTCAACGCTCAGGCCATTAGCAACAAGGCCAAACAGTTACCTCGATTTCAGTCTTTACAAGATATCCACGGTATTACCCGCGATGAACAGGTATTTGCGATCCCTTATACCTATTCTGAAATGGGCTTAATTTATAACAAAAATTATTTTGAACAGCCGCCCTCTAGTTGGCAAGTATTGTGGGATCCTCAATACCAAGGAAAGGTTCTGGCCTACAACGGTAGTGCCCACAACTATTCCTTAGCTGGCATGGTGCAAGGCGTAGACAATCCATTTCAGCAAACTGATCAAGAGTTTAAACAAAGTACCGAACAATTATTGGCCCTAAGGCGCAATGTTCTAACCTTTTATAGCTCTCCAGAAGAGGCATCAGAGTTTTATAATCAAGAATCAGTAGCTTTGGTGTTTGCTAACTATGGCGCTCAGCAGCTCAAGCAATTGCAAGATGCCGGGGCAGACATTGGCTATGTTATTCCGCAACAAGGGGCTTTGGCTTGGTTAGACTGCTGGGCAATGTCTAGCGGAGTGAAAAATAAAGACCTAGCCCACAAATGGATTGATTTCACCTTAGAGCCTTGGGTTAGCCAGTTGTTAACCGAGCGCCAAGGCCTAGCCAATACCATAGTGCAAGACACTCGCTCTTTGGCGGAAGATAAAATCATTTGGTTAGAAGAAGTGGAAGATAATCAACGCCGCAGTGAGTTTTGGGAAAACATTCTTAGCGGCAAAACTTTGCAGATGATGAGCCTGCCATGA
- a CDS encoding diguanylate cyclase domain-containing protein, with protein sequence MKGAFKLRTPIAKRLVILIVSASTVFALLSVAVQLAFNFSGAVKNAEQWVDEYNQANLSAIERAVWEIDYQLLDDLLQGFVQQQYVSSVNFSTDEGMALSIGEVDLSQKFYVYTLNHQGTALGKLTVGLDLSLIKQDIKAQALVILLTNGLKTFLMSLIILLLVGRIVTGDLRRLAEAADQIFTEEQQVVQLPSKLLKRNDEIGLVASSMQQLQQRLRRGLDARLEAEQQLHQHRQVLEETVEQRTAVLNWQTEANQLLSEISLSFLNQSSSNSKALLQRATSAIGSLFPVERVVVLEFERQQAIYRDVWSIPGHLAPIEPVDLSQLNELKRRLVSVAPIVVSDVNKLKRHAPAEYQLLTQYGIKSFVGIPLSDGNKAFGLLNCVSLSYCAIWDDYQVILLSQFAAAISGLLINEKNDQAMNRLQNELLQVNERLQVLAETDELTGLVNRRPFKRELNRAVTSARRHKAQLAVLMADIDYFKAYNDHYGHVQGDEALKLVAKALTEVVKRSEDCVARVGGEEFAILVSDANKLELPKMAEQVVKEVAKLQIEHADSQVSSVLTISIGGILVEPDDVIEPTKLLELADTCLYKAKHQGRNRAVLDIDV encoded by the coding sequence ATGAAAGGAGCATTTAAACTGCGCACCCCCATAGCTAAACGTTTAGTCATACTCATTGTTAGTGCTAGTACGGTGTTCGCCCTGTTATCGGTTGCGGTGCAACTGGCGTTTAACTTTTCTGGTGCGGTGAAAAATGCCGAGCAGTGGGTTGATGAATATAACCAGGCTAACCTAAGCGCCATAGAGCGAGCAGTATGGGAAATTGACTACCAATTGTTAGATGATTTATTACAAGGTTTTGTGCAGCAGCAGTATGTGTCTTCGGTGAATTTTTCTACCGATGAAGGTATGGCGCTTAGCATTGGAGAGGTAGACCTTAGCCAAAAGTTTTATGTTTACACCTTGAATCATCAAGGCACAGCGCTGGGTAAACTTACCGTTGGCTTAGATTTATCGCTAATTAAGCAAGATATTAAAGCGCAAGCCTTGGTGATATTGCTAACCAATGGCTTAAAAACCTTTTTAATGAGCCTGATTATTTTGTTGTTGGTAGGGCGCATTGTCACCGGTGATTTACGCCGCTTAGCAGAGGCGGCAGACCAGATATTTACCGAAGAGCAGCAGGTCGTTCAGCTGCCCAGCAAACTACTTAAACGCAATGATGAAATAGGCTTAGTGGCCAGTTCTATGCAGCAGTTGCAGCAGCGTTTGCGACGTGGCTTAGATGCGCGTTTAGAAGCAGAACAGCAACTGCACCAGCATCGCCAAGTGCTGGAAGAAACCGTTGAGCAGCGCACCGCAGTGCTTAACTGGCAAACCGAAGCCAATCAGCTGTTATCAGAAATTTCCTTGTCTTTTCTTAACCAAAGCTCCAGTAACTCAAAAGCCTTATTGCAGCGCGCCACTTCAGCTATTGGTAGTCTATTTCCGGTAGAGAGAGTAGTGGTGCTCGAATTTGAACGCCAGCAAGCCATATATCGAGACGTATGGAGTATTCCTGGTCACCTGGCACCGATTGAACCGGTGGATTTGAGCCAACTTAATGAGCTAAAGCGGCGCTTGGTGAGCGTAGCGCCTATTGTGGTCAGTGATGTAAACAAGCTTAAACGGCATGCTCCCGCGGAGTATCAGTTGCTTACCCAATATGGCATTAAGTCTTTTGTGGGGATCCCTTTAAGTGATGGCAATAAGGCCTTTGGTTTACTTAACTGTGTAAGCTTAAGTTATTGCGCGATTTGGGACGACTATCAAGTGATATTGCTTAGCCAATTTGCCGCTGCCATTAGTGGCTTGCTGATCAATGAAAAAAACGACCAAGCGATGAATCGCCTGCAAAACGAACTACTGCAGGTGAACGAGCGTTTACAAGTATTAGCCGAAACCGATGAGTTAACCGGTTTAGTTAATCGTCGCCCTTTTAAACGAGAGTTGAACCGAGCGGTGACCAGTGCGCGACGCCATAAAGCTCAGTTGGCAGTGCTGATGGCCGACATTGATTATTTCAAAGCTTATAACGACCACTATGGGCACGTACAAGGCGATGAAGCCTTGAAGCTAGTGGCTAAAGCGCTGACCGAAGTGGTAAAGCGAAGTGAAGATTGTGTGGCGCGGGTAGGCGGTGAAGAGTTTGCTATTTTGGTGTCTGACGCAAATAAATTGGAGTTACCCAAAATGGCAGAGCAAGTGGTTAAAGAAGTAGCCAAACTGCAAATTGAACATGCTGACTCACAAGTAAGTTCGGTGCTTACTATTAGCATCGGCGGTATTTTGGTTGAACCTGATGATGTTATTGAACCCACCAAGCTCTTAGAGCTTGCCGATACATGCCTGTACAAGGCTAAACACCAGGGGCGTAATCGAGCGGTTTTGGATATTGATGTTTGA
- a CDS encoding DinB family protein, with translation MKQLRDATVEALQQVQQLVEASDGALYNQPSVHSESGIGRHVRHILDHFLALQHGLDKGSIDYNSRHRDSDIENNPSLALQLISQLCHWFLHPQSSINERPIKVESEISLKQQQSMQFDSSLSRELCYLINHTVHHVAYAKLVAKELGLSVDNNMGIAPSTASYLRQQGN, from the coding sequence ATGAAGCAGCTGCGTGACGCTACCGTAGAAGCACTTCAGCAAGTGCAACAATTAGTAGAAGCGAGTGATGGAGCACTCTATAACCAGCCTTCGGTTCACAGTGAGTCAGGCATTGGTCGCCACGTGCGACATATACTTGATCATTTCCTCGCATTACAACATGGCTTGGATAAAGGCAGTATTGATTACAACTCACGCCATCGTGATAGCGATATTGAGAACAACCCAAGCCTAGCCTTACAACTGATTAGTCAGCTGTGTCACTGGTTCCTTCACCCTCAATCGAGCATTAATGAGCGCCCGATAAAGGTGGAGTCTGAAATATCCTTGAAACAGCAACAAAGCATGCAGTTTGATAGCAGCTTAAGTCGCGAGTTGTGCTACTTAATTAACCATACCGTACACCACGTTGCCTATGCAAAGTTAGTGGCAAAAGAGCTCGGCTTGTCGGTAGACAATAACATGGGCATTGCCCCTAGTACTGCCAGCTATCTGCGCCAGCAAGGCAACTAA
- a CDS encoding NRDE family protein, producing the protein MCTVSVLKLGQQTVVTMNRDEARHRHEAGIKQQTYGGGTQLVYPVDGQAGGTWFGFNNHGLVLALLNRYQDPQHSGAPSRGKIIPQALALGSYQAVKQHLAEQSYQHFNPFDLLLVSAKHCQHFSWSGKHLSQQQLNDKAIQLSSSALNTQQVLASRKLRFQQWLEQQPSSAERVLSDIHLQQCQENRSHSVLMDRDEAHSKSICQVRLSSQHSEFDYYPEASLQAWRQQLSQHPKTLNASLLDKQQRQLSIIQSDLINEVTL; encoded by the coding sequence ATGTGTACTGTTAGTGTGCTTAAGCTTGGCCAGCAAACCGTGGTAACCATGAACCGCGACGAAGCGCGTCACCGCCATGAAGCGGGCATCAAACAACAAACCTATGGCGGCGGCACCCAATTGGTTTATCCAGTAGATGGTCAAGCCGGTGGTACATGGTTTGGATTTAACAATCATGGCTTGGTATTAGCTCTGCTAAATCGTTACCAAGATCCGCAACATAGCGGCGCGCCAAGCCGCGGAAAAATCATTCCTCAAGCCTTGGCTTTAGGCAGTTATCAAGCGGTAAAGCAACACTTAGCAGAGCAAAGTTATCAGCACTTCAACCCCTTTGACTTGTTGTTGGTATCGGCTAAGCATTGTCAGCATTTTAGCTGGAGCGGCAAACACTTAAGCCAACAACAGCTGAATGACAAGGCGATTCAGCTTAGTTCTTCGGCCTTAAATACCCAGCAAGTATTAGCTAGCCGAAAGCTACGCTTTCAACAGTGGCTAGAGCAGCAGCCTAGCTCTGCCGAGCGGGTACTTAGCGATATTCACCTACAACAATGCCAAGAAAACCGCAGCCACTCGGTACTTATGGACAGAGACGAAGCGCATAGCAAAAGCATTTGCCAAGTACGTTTAAGCTCGCAACACAGCGAGTTTGATTACTACCCCGAAGCTAGCTTGCAAGCTTGGCGACAACAACTAAGCCAACACCCAAAAACGCTTAATGCCAGCTTGTTAGATAAACAGCAGCGCCAACTCTCCATCATTCAATCTGATTTAATCAACGAGGTAACATTATGA
- a CDS encoding ATP-binding cassette domain-containing protein, which translates to MIIEDLHLLAGQHQLAIKRWELKAGEHWAIFGHSGSGKSLLGAWLAGDLTAERATISQQPARIALVSLEQQQALLELELADDDSEFTEQIDSGHTVLELLEASCSEPSLIEQVSQQCDLRELLTRGFRLLSTGETRRLMLALALVKQPQLLILDEPFAGLDLSHQQQLLSLLEHLSKTCQLMIISSRDDELPVSISHVAVLDEQGLSQQLTIDQWLQHPERQQMEQQAQQQSQAIVQALREFQQVEPVSPLFAITQGSVSYAGETLFEGLDWQIQPGEHWQVRGPNGCGKSTLLNLIFGDHPQCYSNHIEVMGYKRGSGESIWQVKQHIGMVSAGLHLQYRVNCSALEVVLSGLYDSIGIYQQPSELELEQARLWLKLFGLAELEKHNFKSLSYGQQRLLIIARALVKGPRLLLLDEPCQGLDFLQRNTVLKALELVAKHKLSQLVYVTHHLDDALPSIKHFIDFVDGAVKITQHLAFSI; encoded by the coding sequence ATGATTATTGAAGATCTACACTTGCTGGCTGGCCAGCATCAGTTAGCGATAAAACGCTGGGAGTTAAAAGCGGGTGAGCACTGGGCGATTTTTGGCCATAGCGGCAGTGGTAAATCCTTGTTAGGTGCTTGGCTGGCTGGAGATTTAACTGCTGAGCGGGCCACGATAAGCCAACAACCAGCGCGAATTGCGTTAGTTTCTTTAGAGCAGCAACAGGCCTTGCTTGAACTGGAATTGGCCGATGATGACAGTGAATTTACCGAGCAAATTGATAGCGGCCATACGGTACTTGAGTTGCTTGAAGCAAGCTGTTCCGAACCAAGTTTAATTGAACAAGTGAGCCAGCAGTGTGATTTAAGGGAGTTACTTACGCGCGGTTTTCGCTTGTTATCAACTGGCGAAACACGTCGCTTGATGTTGGCTTTAGCACTGGTTAAACAGCCACAGTTATTGATTTTAGACGAGCCCTTTGCCGGTTTAGATCTTTCTCATCAACAGCAATTATTAAGCCTGCTTGAGCACTTGTCTAAAACTTGTCAGCTAATGATTATTAGCTCCCGAGATGATGAACTGCCTGTGTCGATTAGCCACGTTGCGGTGTTAGATGAACAGGGGCTAAGTCAGCAATTGACCATTGATCAATGGCTGCAACATCCCGAGCGCCAGCAAATGGAGCAGCAAGCTCAGCAGCAATCTCAGGCGATAGTGCAGGCCTTGCGTGAGTTTCAGCAAGTAGAGCCGGTTTCACCCTTATTTGCGATTACTCAAGGTTCGGTAAGTTACGCCGGCGAAACCTTGTTTGAGGGACTAGATTGGCAAATACAGCCTGGTGAGCATTGGCAGGTTAGAGGCCCCAATGGTTGCGGTAAAAGCACCTTGCTTAATTTGATTTTTGGCGACCATCCGCAGTGCTACAGTAATCACATCGAAGTGATGGGTTATAAGCGCGGCAGCGGTGAAAGCATTTGGCAAGTTAAGCAGCATATCGGCATGGTGTCGGCGGGGCTGCATTTACAATATCGGGTAAACTGCAGTGCGCTTGAAGTGGTATTGTCAGGCTTATATGACTCCATTGGCATTTATCAACAACCCAGTGAATTAGAGCTCGAACAAGCCCGCTTGTGGCTAAAATTGTTTGGCTTGGCTGAATTAGAAAAACACAATTTTAAAAGTTTGTCTTATGGGCAGCAGCGTTTATTGATTATAGCTCGGGCGCTAGTGAAAGGGCCTCGGTTGTTGTTACTGGATGAACCCTGCCAAGGCTTGGACTTTTTGCAGCGCAATACGGTATTAAAAGCCTTGGAGCTGGTGGCCAAACACAAGCTTAGTCAGTTAGTGTATGTGACTCATCATCTCGACGATGCCTTGCCCAGCATTAAGCACTTTATTGATTTTGTCGATGGCGCAGTGAAAATCACTCAGCATTTAGCATTTAGCATTTAG
- a CDS encoding D-alanine--D-alanine ligase yields MTEQTNTKPSAPYVSPGMPALDMNGKTTSFFEFWPTWAVYIPVVLQWIALGIRHRSFTLPLLANPKLPLAGMVGVGKSELLAQATGVCDEAVLAWMKVNRTGAPIARQVEDLLQQMEQRGLTFPVVGKPDIGCRGAGVKLLHNRQELQDCLDSYPLNAAMLIQKLASYEAEAGVFFVRHPEQAEGEIISLALKYTPYVVGDGRSSLKQLIQADPRASELQHLYLSRHHDKLDSIIDEGQPYKLVFSASHCRGAIFRDANDLITPELNQAINQMMADLPEFYYGRMDIKFADITHLQQGIKLEIVEINSASSESLHIWDRKTPFREAMRSLLFQYKTLFELGAANRKRGYRPPKFKELLVRWKHERELTACYPETD; encoded by the coding sequence GTGACTGAACAAACAAATACCAAACCCTCTGCACCTTACGTATCTCCCGGTATGCCGGCCTTGGATATGAACGGAAAAACCACTTCTTTCTTTGAATTTTGGCCTACTTGGGCAGTCTATATTCCAGTGGTATTACAATGGATAGCCTTGGGCATTCGCCATCGCTCGTTTACTTTACCGCTGCTGGCAAACCCCAAGCTACCTTTAGCTGGCATGGTTGGTGTAGGCAAAAGCGAGCTGCTCGCTCAAGCAACAGGAGTGTGCGACGAAGCGGTGTTGGCTTGGATGAAGGTTAACCGCACTGGTGCTCCAATAGCTCGCCAAGTTGAAGATTTGCTACAGCAAATGGAGCAACGTGGCTTAACCTTTCCAGTGGTAGGTAAACCCGATATTGGCTGTAGAGGTGCTGGAGTAAAACTGCTGCACAATCGCCAAGAGTTGCAAGACTGCCTAGATAGCTACCCACTAAACGCGGCGATGTTGATTCAAAAGTTGGCCAGCTATGAAGCCGAAGCCGGCGTGTTTTTTGTTCGCCACCCCGAGCAAGCCGAAGGCGAGATTATCTCTTTAGCGCTTAAATATACGCCTTATGTTGTGGGCGACGGGCGCTCTAGCTTAAAACAATTAATTCAAGCAGACCCTCGCGCTAGCGAGCTGCAACACCTTTATTTAAGCCGTCATCACGACAAGCTAGATAGTATTATCGATGAAGGCCAACCTTATAAATTGGTGTTCTCGGCCAGCCATTGTCGCGGCGCTATCTTCCGTGATGCCAATGACCTAATTACTCCAGAATTAAACCAAGCCATTAACCAAATGATGGCTGACTTACCAGAGTTCTACTACGGTCGAATGGACATTAAGTTCGCCGACATCACCCACTTACAACAAGGCATCAAACTAGAAATAGTCGAAATAAATAGCGCCAGTTCAGAGTCCCTGCACATTTGGGATCGCAAAACACCCTTTCGCGAAGCGATGCGCTCATTGCTGTTTCAATACAAAACCTTATTTGAACTAGGTGCCGCCAATCGAAAACGTGGTTATCGCCCACCTAAATTTAAAGAGCTGCTAGTACGCTGGAAACACGAGCGAGAACTCACCGCTTGTTATCCAGAAACGGATTAA